A single window of Hymenobacter sp. APR13 DNA harbors:
- a CDS encoding bifunctional UDP-N-acetylmuramoyl-tripeptide:D-alanyl-D-alanine ligase/alanine racemase — translation MLDFSADLPALTSGTLLLTPPAPAPVQTLLLDSRRVGQAGGSVFFALRGPQHNGHRYLPELYQQGVRLFVVDSEVDIPGGLLAYPGSGFLLVPQVLDALQAVAAAHRRQFRLPVLGITGSNGKTIVKEWLAQLLAPEERICKSPRSYNSQVGVPLSVWELNARHTLGVFEAGVSEPGEMARLAAVIQPTLGLFTNLGTAHDAGFASHQQKVEEKMQLFRDVDTLFYCLDHQIIHEAAQRLLPAHRTFTWSRQHPHLAHVAVTVAEASADRTVVRVTLARPVPQEHTFTLPFADEPSVENALHALSVLLWQQVPAAEIQHRLDRLQPVAMRLEMKQALNDCYVLDDTYNNDLAGLALALDALTRQLQRGRRTLILSDVLESGLAGPDLYARVAALLRTHGVARLVGIGPEIRLHQGAFDGIEAVFYDTTEDFLRHFQPDTFRRETILVKGARRFGFERIVAAFQQKIHGTVLEVNLDALAHNLNFYRRRLQPGTRLMVMVKAFAYGSGSSEVANLLQFHRADYLAVAYTDEGVDLRQHGISLPIMVMNPSPDAFQKLRQYQLEPEIYSFERLHDYLRAAREQPLPPIHLKLDTGMRRLGFAETDLPELTRLLRENAAHLRVASALTHLAGADEEQHNDFSRQQLAAFHRMTPVLEAVLGYPILKHALNSAGILRFPAAHADMVRLGIGLYGVEASGQEPDALQPVSTLRTTVSQVKALPPGETVGYGRRGQAADFERRIATLAIGYADGYDRRFGNGAGEVVIRGQRAPIVGNVCMDMCMADVTHISGAQAGDAAEIFGPSLPLPELAARIGTIPYELLTNVSERVKRVFVAE, via the coding sequence ATGCTCGATTTCTCTGCCGACCTGCCCGCCCTCACCAGTGGCACCCTGCTGCTGACTCCGCCCGCCCCCGCGCCCGTCCAGACCTTGCTGCTGGACAGCCGCCGCGTGGGTCAGGCCGGCGGCAGCGTGTTCTTTGCGCTGCGCGGACCCCAGCACAACGGCCACCGCTACCTGCCCGAGCTCTACCAGCAGGGCGTGCGCCTGTTTGTGGTGGATAGCGAAGTCGATATTCCCGGCGGGCTGCTGGCCTACCCCGGCAGCGGCTTTCTGCTGGTGCCGCAGGTGCTGGACGCGCTGCAGGCCGTGGCTGCCGCCCACCGCCGCCAGTTTCGGCTGCCCGTGCTGGGCATCACCGGCTCCAACGGCAAAACCATCGTGAAGGAGTGGCTCGCGCAGCTGCTGGCTCCCGAGGAACGCATCTGCAAAAGCCCACGCTCCTACAACTCGCAGGTGGGTGTGCCGCTGAGCGTGTGGGAGCTGAACGCCCGCCACACGCTGGGTGTCTTCGAAGCCGGCGTGTCGGAGCCCGGCGAAATGGCGCGGCTGGCGGCCGTAATCCAGCCCACGCTGGGCTTGTTCACCAACCTGGGCACCGCCCACGACGCCGGCTTTGCCTCCCATCAGCAGAAAGTGGAAGAGAAGATGCAGCTGTTCCGCGACGTGGATACGCTGTTCTACTGCCTCGACCACCAGATCATTCACGAAGCTGCCCAACGCCTGCTGCCCGCGCACCGCACCTTCACCTGGAGCCGCCAGCACCCGCACCTGGCCCACGTGGCCGTGACGGTGGCCGAGGCCAGCGCCGACCGCACCGTGGTGCGCGTAACGCTGGCCCGGCCCGTGCCGCAGGAGCACACCTTCACTCTGCCCTTCGCCGACGAGCCCAGCGTGGAAAATGCCCTGCACGCGCTGTCGGTGCTGCTGTGGCAGCAGGTGCCCGCCGCCGAAATCCAGCACCGCCTCGATAGGCTGCAGCCCGTGGCCATGCGCCTGGAGATGAAGCAGGCCCTCAACGACTGCTACGTCCTCGACGACACCTACAACAACGACCTCGCCGGCCTCGCCCTGGCCCTCGACGCCCTCACGCGCCAGCTGCAGCGCGGCCGCCGCACCCTCATCCTCTCCGACGTGCTCGAATCCGGCCTCGCCGGCCCCGACCTCTACGCCCGCGTGGCCGCCTTGCTGCGCACCCACGGCGTGGCGCGTCTCGTTGGCATCGGCCCCGAAATCCGCCTGCACCAAGGCGCTTTTGATGGGATAGAGGCTGTGTTTTACGATACCACCGAGGACTTTCTGCGCCACTTCCAGCCCGACACCTTCCGCCGCGAAACCATTTTGGTGAAGGGGGCGCGCCGCTTTGGCTTCGAGCGGATTGTGGCGGCGTTTCAGCAGAAAATCCACGGCACGGTGCTGGAAGTCAACCTCGATGCGCTGGCCCACAACCTCAACTTCTACCGCCGCCGCCTGCAGCCCGGCACCCGCCTCATGGTGATGGTGAAGGCCTTCGCGTACGGCAGCGGCTCCTCCGAAGTCGCCAACCTGCTGCAGTTCCACCGCGCCGACTACCTGGCCGTGGCCTACACCGACGAAGGCGTGGACCTACGCCAGCACGGCATCAGCCTGCCCATCATGGTGATGAACCCCTCGCCGGATGCCTTCCAGAAGCTGCGCCAGTACCAGCTGGAGCCCGAAATCTACTCCTTCGAGCGTCTGCACGACTACCTGCGCGCCGCCCGCGAGCAGCCGTTGCCGCCCATCCACCTCAAGCTCGATACCGGCATGCGCCGCCTCGGCTTCGCCGAAACCGACTTGCCCGAGCTGACCCGACTGCTGCGCGAAAACGCTGCCCATCTGCGCGTGGCCAGCGCCCTCACCCACTTGGCCGGCGCCGACGAAGAGCAGCACAACGACTTCTCGCGGCAGCAGCTGGCCGCCTTCCACCGCATGACGCCGGTGCTGGAAGCCGTGCTCGGCTACCCCATTCTCAAGCACGCGCTCAACTCGGCCGGCATCCTGCGCTTCCCGGCCGCCCACGCCGATATGGTGCGCCTCGGCATCGGGCTGTATGGGGTAGAAGCCAGCGGCCAGGAGCCCGACGCCCTGCAGCCCGTGAGCACGCTGCGCACCACCGTGTCGCAGGTGAAAGCGCTGCCGCCCGGCGAAACCGTCGGCTACGGCCGCCGCGGCCAGGCCGCCGACTTCGAGCGGCGCATTGCCACGCTGGCCATCGGCTACGCCGACGGCTACGACCGGCGCTTCGGCAACGGCGCGGGCGAGGTGGTTATCCGGGGCCAGCGCGCGCCCATCGTCGGCAACGTGTGCATGGACATGTGCATGGCCGACGTCACGCACATCAGCGGCGCCCAGGCCGGCGACGCGGCCGAAATCTTCGGCCCCAGCCTGCCGCTGCCCGAGCTGGCGGCTCGCATTGGCACCATTCCGTATGAGCTGCTGACCAACGTAAGCGAGCGGGTGAAGCGCGTATTTGTGGCCGAATAA
- a CDS encoding EamA family transporter, producing MKLSRHHLAALAAFLIWGFFPIPLRWLHGYASGQILFFRILISLLVLLLIHGLGRRAAVQTVWQQWQAAPVVERRAVAVSTGLGGVLLTSNWLLFIYVVNQVSVQAGSFAYLICPILTALLGFVLLREKLRPNQWAAIALSALSCALLGAGDLRTVGMSLVVAFTYAFYLITQRRLQGYDRLVLLTVQLALAAALILPLAPLLGAEPLAGLHDTHLLLVAALLSVVFTVLPLFLNLYALNVLPSGTVGILMYLNPIVSFALAFWYFGEAATAVQGVAYGVILASVVLYNWPAKRSVSV from the coding sequence TTGAAACTTTCCCGTCATCACCTGGCCGCGTTGGCCGCCTTTCTTATCTGGGGCTTCTTCCCGATTCCGCTGCGGTGGCTGCACGGCTATGCCAGCGGGCAGATTCTGTTTTTCCGCATCCTGATTTCTTTGCTGGTGCTGCTGCTCATTCATGGATTGGGGCGGCGGGCGGCGGTGCAAACGGTGTGGCAGCAGTGGCAGGCGGCTCCGGTGGTGGAGCGCCGCGCGGTGGCGGTCAGCACGGGGCTGGGCGGCGTGCTGCTGACTTCCAACTGGCTGCTGTTTATCTACGTGGTGAACCAGGTGAGCGTGCAGGCCGGCTCGTTTGCCTACCTCATCTGCCCGATTCTGACGGCGCTGCTGGGCTTTGTGCTGCTGCGCGAAAAGCTGCGGCCCAACCAGTGGGCCGCTATTGCGCTGAGCGCCCTGAGCTGCGCGCTGCTGGGCGCCGGCGACCTGCGCACGGTGGGCATGAGCCTGGTGGTGGCCTTCACCTACGCTTTCTACCTCATCACGCAGCGCCGCCTGCAGGGCTACGACCGACTGGTACTGCTGACGGTGCAGCTCGCGCTGGCCGCCGCCCTGATTCTGCCGCTGGCCCCGCTGCTGGGCGCCGAGCCCCTGGCCGGCCTGCACGATACGCACCTGCTGCTGGTGGCGGCCCTGCTGAGCGTGGTATTTACGGTGCTGCCGCTGTTTCTGAACCTGTACGCCCTCAACGTGCTGCCCTCGGGCACGGTGGGCATCCTGATGTACCTGAACCCAATTGTGAGCTTCGCGCTGGCGTTCTGGTATTTCGGGGAGGCCGCCACGGCGGTGCAGGGCGTGGCCTACGGCGTGATTCTGGCGTCGGTGGTGCTGTACAACTGGCCGGCGAAGCGGAGCGTTAGCGTCTAG
- a CDS encoding YfhO family protein yields MTTVFSAPAVAPVAVPLWRRVLPHLAAVLVFLALAVLYFSPIVFDGKTLSQHDIVQFNGGAHEAQLYREATDKEALWTNSMFSGMPTYLISTRFPGDLSIYLQKIFTLGLPAVVANLFLALVCGYVLFVALGLSPVVSGVGAIALGFTSYNLVILAAGHNTKSLALAYAPVVLAGLLVAFRRNKWLGTGLFAVGLAMNIRANHLQITYYLLLLVLVFGVVELVYAAREKRLPDFLSRTALLGVAALLAVGVSFGRLYTTIEYGKYSIRGKSELTTPPPTAPGQPAAAPAGDDGAGGSGLDRDYAFGWSYGVGETITLLVPNFYGGASQTKLSDDSATGQALTGLGVPTGQLSEYLKAMPTYWGDQPVTSGPVYVGAIVCFLFVLGLFVADRRTRLWLLVGTILSIVLAWGKNFETFNYLMFDYFPGYNKFRSVSMALVIAQLAMPLLAVLALARVLRSRATGLPVAGASTHPSLAALAGAITADAPETADLKRKLRLAAGITVGICALALFVGMSVDFSAPIDAQLQQQGFPLDALRQDRAALLRSDVFRSMIFIALAFGVLWFYLQRKVSAGMAAALVGLLTLVDLWGVDKRYLNDNNFQRETVAQQFVPTAADQQILQDKDKSYRVLNTANPFNEANTSYFHKSIGGYHGAKLRRYQDLIDRQISQNNTQVLSMLNTRYVILPAQPGQQGQPGQPEQVQRNPGALGNAWFVNEIQKVQTPDQEIAALSNLSVATAAVVDVAKFPLAKTSFSAPGSTITLTDYSPDALKYRATATADAFAVFSEIYYADGWNAYLDGKLVPHVRANYVLRAMPVPAGTHTIEFKFEPTEYAIGNTVSLVSSVLLIVVLLGLVVYTVRQPADQNEAAFV; encoded by the coding sequence ATGACGACTGTTTTCTCTGCGCCGGCCGTGGCGCCTGTTGCGGTGCCGCTGTGGCGGCGGGTACTGCCCCACCTGGCGGCGGTGCTGGTGTTTCTGGCGTTGGCCGTGCTCTACTTCTCCCCCATCGTGTTCGATGGCAAGACGCTCAGCCAACACGACATCGTGCAGTTCAACGGCGGCGCCCACGAGGCGCAGCTCTACCGCGAAGCCACCGACAAGGAGGCCCTCTGGACCAACTCCATGTTCTCGGGGATGCCGACCTATCTCATCAGCACGCGCTTCCCCGGCGATTTGAGCATCTATCTGCAGAAGATTTTCACGCTGGGGCTGCCGGCGGTGGTGGCCAACCTGTTTCTGGCGCTGGTATGCGGCTACGTGCTGTTTGTGGCGCTGGGCCTCTCGCCGGTGGTGAGCGGCGTGGGTGCCATTGCCCTGGGCTTCACCAGCTACAACCTCGTGATTCTGGCTGCCGGCCACAACACCAAGAGCCTGGCTTTGGCCTACGCGCCGGTAGTGCTGGCGGGGCTGCTGGTGGCGTTCCGACGCAATAAGTGGCTGGGGACGGGCCTGTTTGCGGTGGGTTTGGCCATGAACATCCGCGCCAACCACTTGCAAATCACTTACTACCTGCTGCTGCTGGTGCTGGTGTTTGGGGTGGTGGAGCTGGTATATGCCGCCCGCGAAAAGCGCCTGCCCGACTTCCTGAGCCGCACGGCCCTGCTGGGTGTGGCGGCGCTACTGGCCGTGGGCGTGAGCTTCGGCCGCCTCTACACCACCATCGAATACGGCAAGTACAGCATCCGCGGCAAGTCGGAGCTGACGACGCCCCCGCCTACCGCGCCCGGCCAGCCCGCCGCCGCCCCAGCCGGCGACGACGGTGCCGGCGGCTCCGGCCTCGACCGGGACTACGCCTTTGGGTGGAGCTACGGCGTGGGCGAAACCATTACGCTGCTGGTGCCCAACTTCTACGGCGGCGCCTCCCAGACCAAGCTTTCTGATGATTCGGCCACTGGCCAGGCCCTGACCGGGCTGGGCGTGCCCACCGGGCAGCTGTCGGAGTACCTCAAGGCCATGCCCACTTACTGGGGCGACCAGCCCGTGACCAGCGGGCCGGTGTACGTGGGCGCCATCGTGTGCTTCCTGTTTGTGCTGGGCTTGTTCGTGGCCGACCGCCGCACGCGCCTGTGGTTGCTGGTGGGCACTATTCTGTCCATCGTGCTGGCCTGGGGCAAGAACTTCGAGACGTTCAACTACCTGATGTTCGATTACTTCCCGGGCTACAACAAGTTCCGCTCGGTGAGCATGGCGCTGGTGATTGCGCAGCTGGCCATGCCGCTGCTGGCCGTGCTGGCGCTGGCCCGCGTGCTGCGCAGCCGGGCCACTGGCCTGCCGGTAGCCGGCGCCAGCACCCACCCCAGCCTGGCCGCCCTGGCCGGCGCCATCACCGCCGATGCCCCCGAAACTGCCGACCTCAAGCGCAAGCTGCGGCTGGCAGCCGGCATCACGGTCGGCATCTGCGCCCTGGCGTTGTTTGTGGGCATGAGCGTGGATTTTTCGGCGCCGATTGATGCGCAACTGCAGCAGCAGGGCTTCCCGCTGGACGCACTGCGCCAGGACCGCGCCGCGCTGCTGCGCTCCGACGTGTTCCGCTCGATGATCTTCATTGCCCTGGCTTTCGGGGTGCTGTGGTTCTATCTGCAGCGCAAGGTATCGGCTGGGATGGCGGCGGCGCTGGTGGGCTTGCTGACGCTGGTAGACCTGTGGGGCGTGGATAAGCGCTACCTCAACGACAACAACTTCCAGCGCGAAACCGTGGCCCAGCAGTTCGTGCCCACGGCCGCCGACCAGCAGATTCTGCAGGACAAGGACAAGAGCTACCGGGTGCTGAACACGGCCAACCCGTTCAACGAGGCCAACACCTCGTACTTCCACAAGAGCATCGGGGGCTACCACGGCGCCAAGCTGCGCCGCTACCAGGATTTGATTGACCGGCAGATTTCGCAGAACAACACCCAGGTGCTGAGCATGCTGAACACGCGCTACGTGATTCTGCCGGCCCAACCCGGCCAGCAGGGCCAGCCTGGCCAGCCCGAGCAGGTGCAGCGCAACCCCGGCGCGCTGGGCAACGCGTGGTTCGTCAACGAAATCCAGAAGGTGCAGACGCCCGACCAGGAAATTGCGGCCCTCAGCAACCTGAGCGTGGCTACGGCCGCCGTGGTGGACGTGGCCAAGTTCCCGCTCGCCAAAACCAGCTTCAGCGCGCCCGGCTCCACCATCACCCTCACCGATTACTCGCCCGACGCCCTGAAATACCGCGCCACGGCCACCGCCGACGCCTTTGCGGTGTTCTCGGAAATCTACTACGCCGACGGCTGGAACGCCTACCTCGATGGCAAACTGGTGCCACACGTGCGGGCCAACTACGTGCTGCGCGCCATGCCCGTGCCGGCCGGCACCCACACCATCGAGTTCAAGTTTGAGCCCACCGAATACGCCATCGGCAACACCGTGTCGCTGGTGTCGTCGGTGCTGCTGATTGTGGTGCTGCTGGGCTTGGTGGTGTACACCGTGCGCCAGCCCGCCGACCAGAACGAAGCGGCTTTCGTGTAG
- a CDS encoding 1-aminocyclopropane-1-carboxylate deaminase/D-cysteine desulfhydrase, translating into MVLQEIPTGYNARLLLLRDDLAHPELPGNKWRKLKYNLQEAQRQGHDTLLTFGGAFSNHIAAVAAAGRLTGLRTIGLIRGEETAPLNPTLARAAADGMTLRYLSREDYRRKAEPEFLDEVLRETGPAYVVPEGGSNALALPGCAELVTELQAQTDFDYLAVACGTGGTLAGLLTGLAPHQQAVGVAALKNGGFLRGEIDALTLAATGRTFPNYDLRTDYHLGGYARFSPELLRFIQEFEARHGVLLDPIYTSKLLFGLFDLLRQDYFRPGSTVVAVHSGGLQGWAGFRQRFGHRNVWWPTGI; encoded by the coding sequence ATGGTTCTCCAGGAAATCCCCACCGGCTACAACGCCCGCCTGCTGCTCCTGCGCGACGACCTCGCGCACCCGGAGCTGCCCGGCAACAAGTGGCGCAAGTTGAAGTACAACCTGCAAGAGGCCCAACGCCAGGGCCACGATACGCTGCTGACTTTCGGCGGGGCGTTTTCCAACCACATTGCCGCCGTGGCCGCCGCCGGCCGCCTCACCGGCCTGCGCACCATCGGCCTGATTCGGGGCGAGGAAACCGCGCCTCTCAACCCCACCCTGGCCCGCGCCGCCGCCGATGGCATGACGCTGCGCTACCTCAGCCGGGAAGATTACCGCCGCAAAGCCGAGCCGGAATTTCTGGACGAAGTACTCCGGGAAACCGGCCCGGCCTACGTGGTGCCGGAAGGCGGCTCCAACGCGCTGGCCCTGCCCGGCTGCGCCGAGTTGGTGACGGAGTTGCAGGCACAAACTGACTTCGACTACCTGGCCGTGGCCTGCGGCACGGGCGGCACGCTGGCCGGGCTGCTCACGGGCCTGGCCCCGCACCAGCAGGCCGTGGGCGTCGCGGCCCTGAAAAACGGCGGCTTTCTGCGCGGTGAAATAGACGCCCTCACGCTGGCCGCCACCGGCCGCACCTTCCCCAACTACGACCTGCGTACCGACTACCACCTAGGCGGCTACGCCCGCTTCTCGCCGGAGCTGCTGCGCTTCATCCAGGAGTTTGAGGCCCGCCACGGCGTGCTTCTGGACCCCATCTACACCAGCAAGCTGCTGTTTGGCCTCTTCGATTTGCTGCGGCAGGACTATTTCCGGCCGGGCAGCACGGTGGTGGCGGTACATAGCGGTGGCCTGCAGGGCTGGGCCGGTTTCCGGCAGCGGTTCGGGCACCGCAACGTGTGGTGGCCGACCGGGATATAG
- a CDS encoding DUF4230 domain-containing protein, whose protein sequence is MSLPLLIRRLLPLMFLLGLGWFLWTKIGPALSELENPLNPAPRVTVTHNTVLQKVESLGRLELVRYQFKDVVEYKKSTYRFLPDAKVALIVAGNAIGCLDLRKVRAQDVVFEGDSVVRVALPAAELCTWQVDHSQSRVFSVENGFFQDAELVDAGYKYAEANVRRAALQSGILAQTEQNAQQILRPMLETMTGRRVVLTRQMQNPLRPAQR, encoded by the coding sequence ATGTCGCTGCCCCTCTTAATCCGCCGTTTGCTGCCGCTGATGTTTCTGCTGGGGCTGGGCTGGTTTCTCTGGACGAAAATCGGCCCCGCCCTCAGCGAGCTGGAAAACCCGCTCAATCCTGCGCCGCGCGTCACGGTCACGCACAATACGGTGCTGCAGAAAGTGGAAAGCCTGGGCCGGCTGGAGCTGGTGCGCTACCAGTTCAAGGACGTGGTGGAATACAAGAAAAGCACCTACCGCTTCCTGCCCGACGCCAAAGTGGCCCTCATTGTGGCTGGCAACGCCATCGGCTGCTTGGATCTGCGCAAGGTGCGCGCCCAGGACGTGGTGTTTGAGGGCGACTCGGTGGTGCGGGTGGCGCTGCCCGCCGCCGAGCTGTGCACCTGGCAGGTCGACCACAGCCAGAGCCGCGTGTTCAGCGTCGAAAACGGCTTTTTCCAGGATGCCGAGTTGGTGGATGCCGGCTACAAATACGCCGAAGCCAACGTGCGTCGCGCCGCCCTGCAGTCGGGCATCCTGGCCCAGACCGAGCAAAACGCCCAGCAGATCCTGCGCCCCATGCTCGAAACCATGACCGGCCGCCGCGTGGTGCTCACCCGCCAGATGCAGAACCCGCTGCGCCCGGCGCAACGGTAG
- a CDS encoding regulatory protein RecX translates to MNSFEKKKKFYTPAEALQKIAAFCAYQERNQKEVESKLREYGLDEDEAGEIIIRLSREKLLDEERFAKAYVRGHYRTKKWGRRRIVQELKQKGISDYCIKAGLQEIDGDEYYQNLVDVLEKKDRQEKERNPRLRRQKIQLFLTAKGFEQDLIKTGLG, encoded by the coding sequence ATGAACTCCTTCGAGAAGAAAAAGAAATTCTACACCCCCGCCGAAGCCCTGCAGAAGATTGCCGCCTTCTGCGCCTACCAGGAGCGCAATCAGAAAGAGGTGGAAAGCAAGCTGCGCGAATACGGCCTCGACGAAGACGAAGCCGGCGAAATCATCATCCGCCTGAGCCGCGAAAAGCTGCTCGATGAGGAGCGCTTCGCCAAAGCCTACGTGCGCGGCCACTACCGCACCAAGAAGTGGGGCCGCCGCCGCATTGTGCAGGAACTGAAGCAGAAAGGCATTTCCGACTACTGCATCAAGGCCGGCCTCCAGGAAATCGACGGTGATGAGTACTACCAAAACCTGGTGGACGTGCTGGAGAAAAAAGACCGCCAGGAAAAGGAGCGCAACCCGCGCCTGCGCCGCCAGAAAATCCAGCTCTTCCTCACGGCCAAAGGCTTCGAGCAGGACCTGATAAAAACTGGCCTTGGATGA